One genomic window of Burkholderia diffusa includes the following:
- a CDS encoding efflux RND transporter periplasmic adaptor subunit: MNRSGSRAVLLIGTALVLSACHPKEAAPPAPRPVVALPAHADGVAAAATLPGEIQPRYATPLSFRIAGKIVERKVRLGDTVKAGQIVALLDPSDVEKNVASAQAQLDAASHSLAFAKQQLDRDRAQAHENLIATAQLEQTENSYTSALAQRDQAQQQLALAKNQLRYATLIADHAGTITAEQADTGQNVSAGQAVYQLAWSGDVDVVSDVPEAALASLAPGHAARVTLPSLPGRQFDAKVREIAPAADPQSRTWRVKLTLAAPDPAVRLGMTANVAFDGAPIAGNALSVTLPATALFHDGPHPAVWVVRTKDDTLELRRVDVARFNERTVTVSRGLQPGERIVLQGVHTVSAGEKVRPIAPLHPEDFAS; the protein is encoded by the coding sequence GTGAATCGCTCCGGTTCCCGCGCCGTGCTGCTGATCGGCACCGCGCTCGTCCTCTCCGCCTGTCACCCGAAGGAAGCCGCACCGCCCGCGCCGCGCCCGGTCGTCGCGCTGCCCGCGCACGCCGATGGCGTCGCGGCCGCCGCCACGCTGCCCGGCGAGATCCAGCCGCGTTATGCGACGCCGCTGTCGTTCCGCATCGCGGGCAAGATCGTCGAACGCAAGGTGCGGCTCGGCGATACCGTCAAGGCCGGCCAGATCGTCGCGCTGCTCGATCCGTCCGACGTCGAGAAGAACGTCGCGAGCGCGCAGGCCCAACTCGATGCCGCGTCGCACAGCCTAGCGTTCGCGAAGCAGCAGCTCGACCGTGATCGCGCGCAGGCGCACGAGAACCTGATCGCGACCGCGCAGCTCGAACAGACCGAGAACAGCTACACGTCGGCGCTCGCGCAGCGCGACCAGGCGCAGCAGCAGCTCGCGCTCGCGAAGAACCAGCTCCGCTATGCGACGCTCATCGCCGATCACGCGGGCACCATCACCGCCGAACAGGCCGACACCGGCCAGAACGTATCGGCCGGCCAGGCCGTCTACCAGCTCGCGTGGTCGGGCGACGTCGATGTCGTCAGCGATGTGCCCGAGGCCGCGCTCGCATCGCTCGCGCCGGGTCACGCCGCACGCGTCACGCTGCCGTCGTTGCCGGGCCGCCAGTTCGACGCGAAGGTCCGCGAAATCGCGCCGGCCGCCGATCCGCAAAGCCGCACCTGGCGCGTGAAGCTCACGCTCGCCGCGCCCGATCCGGCCGTGCGCCTCGGGATGACCGCGAACGTCGCGTTCGACGGCGCGCCGATTGCCGGCAATGCACTGAGCGTCACGCTGCCCGCGACCGCGCTGTTCCACGACGGCCCGCATCCGGCCGTGTGGGTCGTGCGCACGAAGGACGACACGCTCGAGCTGCGCCGCGTCGACGTCGCGCGCTTCAACGAACGCACCGTCACCGTGTCGCGTGGGCTGCAGCCCGGCGAGCGCATCGTGCTGCAAGGCGTGCACACGGTCAGCGCGGGCGAGAAAGTGCGACCGATCGCACCGCTGCATCCGGAGGACTTCGCGTCATGA
- a CDS encoding efflux RND transporter permease subunit: MSGPREEGRFNLSAWALRHQALVVYLIALATLAGVLAYTRLAQSEDPPFTFRVMVIRTFWPGASARQVQEQVTDRIGRKLQETPAIDFLRSYSRPGESLIFFTMKDSAPVKDVPETWYQIRKKVGDIGYTLPPGVQGPFFNDEFGDVYTNIWTLEGDGFTPAQLHDYADQLRTVLLRVPGVGKVDYFGDPDQRIFIEADNTKLTRLGISPQQLAQAINAQNDISSAGVLTTADDRVFVRPSGQFDNVAAIADTLIRINGRTFRLGDLATVKRGYDDPQVTQMRANGHAVLGIGVTMQPGGDVIRLGKALDAESKNLQAQLPAGLKLTLVSSMPHAVSHSVDDFLEAVAEAIAIVLVVSLVSLGLRTGMVVVISIPVVLAVTALFMYLFDIGLHKVSLGTLVLALGLLVDDAIIAVEMMAVKLEQGYSRARAAAFAYTSTAFPMLTGTLVTVSGFLPIALAKSSTGEYTRSIFEVSAIALIASWFAAVVLIPLLGYHLLPERKKHAHEAHLPDDHEHDIYDTRFYTRLRGWIDWCIERRFVVLLITGALFVVALMGFSLVPQQFFPSSDRPELLVDLRLPEGASFAATLRETERLEKVLDKRPEVDHSVNFVGSGAPRFYLPLDQQLQLPNFAQFVVTAKSVEDREKLAAWLETTLRDRFPAVRWRLSRLENGPPVGYPVQFRVSGDDIATVRSIAEKVAAMMRGDARTVNVQFDWDEPAERSVRFELDQKKARELNVTSQDVSSFLAMTLSGTTVTQYRERDKLIAVDLRAPRPDRVDPAKLAGLAMPTPNGAVPLGSLGRFTPTLEYGVVWERDRQPTITVQSDVRAGAQGIDVTHAIDGKLNALRAQLPVGYQINIGGSVEESAKAQTSINAQMPLMAIAVFTLLMIQLQSFSRVLMVVLTAPLGLIGVVGTLLLFGQPFGFVAMLGVIAMFGIIMRNSVILVDQIEQDIAAGHGRFDAIVGATVRRFRPITLTAAAAVLALIPLLRSNFFGPMATALMGGITSATVLTLFYLPALYAAWFRVKRDERDPRDGPPAAPSGA; this comes from the coding sequence ATGAGCGGCCCCCGCGAAGAAGGCCGGTTCAACCTCTCGGCATGGGCGCTGCGCCACCAGGCGCTGGTCGTCTACCTGATCGCGCTCGCGACGCTCGCGGGCGTCCTCGCGTACACGCGGCTCGCGCAATCCGAAGACCCGCCGTTCACGTTCCGCGTGATGGTGATCCGCACGTTCTGGCCCGGCGCGAGCGCGCGGCAGGTGCAGGAGCAGGTGACCGACCGGATCGGCCGCAAGCTGCAGGAAACGCCGGCCATCGACTTCCTGCGCAGCTATTCGCGGCCTGGCGAATCGCTGATTTTCTTCACGATGAAGGACTCGGCGCCCGTGAAGGACGTGCCCGAGACCTGGTACCAGATCCGCAAGAAGGTCGGCGACATCGGCTACACGCTGCCGCCCGGCGTGCAGGGCCCGTTCTTCAACGACGAGTTCGGCGACGTCTACACCAACATCTGGACGCTCGAAGGCGACGGCTTCACGCCCGCGCAACTCCACGATTACGCGGACCAGCTGCGCACCGTGCTGCTGCGCGTACCGGGCGTCGGCAAGGTCGACTACTTCGGCGACCCCGACCAGCGGATCTTCATCGAGGCCGACAACACGAAGCTCACGCGCCTCGGCATCTCGCCGCAGCAGCTCGCGCAGGCGATCAACGCGCAGAACGACATCTCGTCGGCCGGCGTGCTCACGACCGCCGACGACCGCGTATTCGTGCGGCCGAGCGGCCAGTTCGACAACGTCGCCGCGATCGCCGACACGCTGATCCGCATCAACGGCCGCACGTTCCGGCTCGGCGATCTCGCCACCGTGAAGCGCGGCTACGACGATCCGCAGGTCACGCAGATGCGCGCGAACGGCCATGCGGTGCTCGGCATCGGCGTGACGATGCAGCCGGGCGGCGACGTGATCCGGCTCGGCAAGGCGCTCGATGCCGAATCGAAGAACCTGCAGGCGCAGTTGCCGGCCGGCCTGAAGCTGACGCTGGTGTCGAGCATGCCGCATGCGGTGTCGCATTCGGTCGACGACTTCCTCGAAGCCGTCGCGGAAGCGATCGCGATCGTGCTGGTCGTGAGCCTCGTGTCGCTCGGCCTGCGCACCGGGATGGTCGTCGTGATCTCGATTCCGGTCGTGCTCGCCGTCACGGCCCTGTTCATGTACCTGTTCGACATCGGGCTGCACAAGGTATCGCTCGGCACGCTGGTGCTCGCGCTCGGGCTGCTCGTCGACGACGCGATCATCGCGGTCGAGATGATGGCCGTGAAGCTCGAACAGGGCTACAGCCGCGCGCGCGCCGCCGCGTTCGCGTACACGAGCACCGCGTTCCCGATGCTGACGGGCACGCTCGTCACCGTGTCGGGCTTCCTGCCGATCGCGCTCGCGAAATCGAGCACCGGCGAGTACACGCGCTCGATCTTCGAGGTGTCGGCGATCGCGCTGATCGCGTCGTGGTTCGCGGCCGTCGTGCTGATTCCGCTGCTCGGCTATCACCTGCTGCCCGAACGCAAGAAGCACGCGCACGAAGCTCACCTGCCGGACGATCACGAGCACGACATCTACGACACGCGCTTCTACACGCGCTTGCGCGGCTGGATCGACTGGTGCATCGAGCGCCGCTTCGTCGTGCTGCTGATCACCGGCGCGCTTTTCGTCGTCGCGCTGATGGGTTTCTCGCTCGTGCCGCAGCAGTTCTTCCCAAGTTCTGATCGCCCCGAGCTGCTCGTCGACCTGCGGCTGCCCGAAGGCGCGTCGTTCGCGGCGACGCTGCGCGAGACCGAACGCCTCGAGAAGGTGCTCGACAAGCGGCCCGAGGTCGACCATTCGGTGAATTTCGTCGGCAGCGGCGCGCCGCGCTTCTATCTGCCGCTCGACCAGCAGCTGCAGTTGCCGAACTTCGCGCAATTCGTCGTCACCGCGAAATCCGTCGAGGATCGCGAGAAGCTCGCGGCCTGGCTCGAGACCACGCTGCGCGATCGCTTCCCGGCCGTGCGCTGGCGCCTGTCGCGGCTCGAGAACGGGCCGCCCGTCGGCTATCCCGTGCAGTTCCGCGTGAGCGGCGACGACATCGCGACGGTCCGCTCGATCGCCGAGAAGGTCGCGGCGATGATGCGCGGCGACGCGCGCACGGTGAACGTGCAGTTCGACTGGGATGAGCCGGCCGAGCGCTCGGTGCGCTTCGAGCTCGATCAGAAGAAGGCGCGCGAGCTGAACGTCACGTCGCAGGACGTGTCGAGCTTCCTCGCGATGACGCTGTCGGGCACGACCGTCACGCAGTATCGCGAGCGCGACAAGCTGATCGCGGTCGACCTGCGTGCGCCGCGCCCCGATCGCGTCGATCCCGCAAAGCTCGCGGGCCTGGCGATGCCGACGCCGAACGGCGCCGTGCCGCTCGGCTCGCTCGGCCGCTTCACGCCGACGCTCGAATACGGCGTGGTGTGGGAACGCGATCGCCAGCCGACCATCACCGTGCAGTCCGACGTACGCGCCGGCGCGCAGGGCATCGACGTCACGCATGCGATCGACGGCAAGCTGAATGCGCTGCGCGCGCAATTGCCGGTCGGCTACCAGATCAACATCGGCGGGTCGGTCGAGGAAAGCGCGAAGGCGCAGACGTCGATCAATGCGCAGATGCCGCTGATGGCGATCGCCGTGTTCACGTTGCTGATGATCCAGCTGCAAAGCTTCTCGCGCGTGCTGATGGTCGTGCTGACCGCGCCGCTCGGGTTGATCGGCGTGGTCGGCACGCTGCTGCTGTTCGGGCAGCCGTTCGGCTTCGTCGCGATGCTCGGCGTGATCGCGATGTTCGGGATCATCATGCGCAACTCGGTGATTCTCGTCGACCAGATCGAGCAGGACATTGCAGCCGGCCACGGCCGCTTCGACGCGATCGTCGGTGCGACCGTGCGGCGCTTCCGCCCGATCACGCTGACGGCCGCCGCCGCCGTCCTCGCGCTGATCCCGCTGTTGCGCTCGAACTTCTTCGGGCCGATGGCAACCGCGCTGATGGGCGGGATCACGAGCGCGACCGTGCTGACGCTGTTCTACCTGCCCGCGCTGTACGCCGCGTGGTTCCGCGTGAAGCGCGACGAACGCGATCCGCGCGACGGCCCGCCTGCCGCGCCGTCGGGAGCCTGA
- a CDS encoding efflux transporter outer membrane subunit encodes MKLSMNLKTKTARALAAASLAGPLAGCAWFAPSGEPPAMPSPAHYGAAPQVQQTVAAQGVAQQFEVGAQPVPDWWTQYRSDALTALVDEGLRNSPTLGAASHSLDAAREQLRGQIGSSMLPSIDAGGQAARQRALGVPIPALGAPTLLYDTFVGQLQASYTIDLFGASRFANRALAKRVDVSAFQLESARRALAANIVTASITVAVLNAQIATTERLVALANEQAHDAQRRYALGSASHSDALSAQQSADTFAASLPALRQQRDSARHALAVLVGRTPDQPPADLTLTDLHLPEQVPVVVPSDLLQSRPDIQAADAGLKAAAAEVGVATAQLFPQLSLSAAMGKGGFSWPTMLSGAGAIWNVGASLGQPLFHGGALFAQRRAAKASYEAAVDQYKQTVLSAFQNVADSLAALEHDAEALDASSRAALSARGAYDDAAARVRLGALPPSAARASELQYRNARLDEIRATGARFADTARLYQAMGTPPVNPTGKAATAGNVDTTGHTGNADQGALAAQARTVTPDAPPSSQ; translated from the coding sequence ATGAAACTGTCGATGAACCTGAAAACGAAGACCGCGCGGGCGCTCGCGGCCGCCAGCCTCGCCGGCCCGCTTGCCGGCTGCGCATGGTTCGCGCCGAGCGGCGAGCCGCCCGCGATGCCGTCGCCCGCGCATTACGGCGCCGCGCCGCAAGTGCAGCAGACCGTCGCGGCGCAAGGCGTCGCGCAGCAGTTCGAAGTCGGCGCGCAGCCCGTGCCCGACTGGTGGACGCAGTACCGCTCCGATGCGCTGACGGCGCTCGTCGACGAAGGGCTGCGCAACAGCCCGACGCTCGGCGCGGCTTCGCATTCGCTGGATGCCGCGCGCGAGCAATTGCGCGGGCAAATCGGCAGCTCGATGCTGCCGTCGATCGACGCGGGCGGTCAGGCCGCGCGCCAGCGCGCACTCGGTGTGCCGATTCCCGCACTCGGCGCGCCGACCCTGCTGTACGACACATTCGTCGGTCAACTGCAGGCAAGCTATACGATCGACCTGTTCGGTGCGTCGCGCTTCGCGAACCGCGCGCTCGCGAAACGCGTCGACGTCAGCGCGTTCCAGCTGGAATCGGCGCGCCGCGCGCTCGCCGCGAACATCGTCACCGCGTCGATCACCGTGGCGGTGCTCAACGCGCAGATCGCGACGACCGAGCGGCTCGTCGCGCTCGCGAACGAGCAGGCGCACGACGCGCAACGCCGTTATGCGCTCGGCTCGGCATCGCACAGCGATGCGCTGAGCGCACAGCAAAGCGCGGACACCTTCGCCGCGAGCCTGCCCGCGCTGCGCCAACAGCGCGACTCCGCGCGCCATGCGCTCGCCGTGCTGGTCGGCCGCACGCCCGATCAACCGCCCGCCGACCTCACACTCACCGACCTGCACCTGCCCGAGCAGGTGCCCGTGGTCGTGCCATCGGACCTGCTGCAAAGCCGCCCCGACATCCAGGCCGCCGACGCGGGGCTGAAGGCGGCCGCCGCCGAAGTCGGCGTCGCGACCGCGCAGCTGTTCCCGCAGCTGTCGCTGTCGGCGGCCATGGGCAAAGGCGGCTTCAGCTGGCCGACGATGCTGTCGGGCGCCGGCGCGATCTGGAACGTCGGAGCATCGCTGGGCCAGCCGCTGTTCCACGGCGGCGCGCTGTTCGCGCAACGGCGTGCGGCCAAGGCGAGCTACGAAGCCGCGGTCGACCAGTACAAGCAGACCGTGCTGAGCGCATTCCAGAACGTCGCCGATTCGCTCGCCGCGCTCGAGCACGACGCCGAGGCGCTCGATGCGTCGTCGCGCGCCGCGTTGTCCGCGCGCGGCGCGTACGACGACGCCGCCGCCCGTGTGCGGCTGGGCGCGTTGCCGCCGTCGGCCGCGCGCGCGAGCGAGCTGCAGTACCGCAACGCGCGGCTCGACGAGATTCGCGCGACCGGCGCGCGCTTCGCGGATACCGCGCGGCTCTATCAGGCGATGGGCACGCCGCCGGTCAACCCGACCGGCAAGGCGGCGACAGCCGGGAACGTCGACACGACGGGCCACACCGGCAACGCGGATCAAGGCGCCCTCGCCGCCCAGGCACGCACGGTGACGCCCGACGCACCGCCGTCATCGCAATGA
- a CDS encoding MerR family transcriptional regulator, with protein MRLKVGELAKRSGLTVRTLHHYHAIGLLTPSARADNGYRLYDRDDVARLHQIQALRRFGLSLAEIGDYLNQPGTPLVELVAKQIASLDRQLAQAAQLRERLVHLHAQLAAGTEPELADWLTTLELMTVYDKYFSEEELARLPMYRKSQTGDAEWIALVADVRALHDAGVPPEDERVRALAGRWMALLVRDTNNDPRMLAKLNLMHEREPAMQSKLGISTVLRDYVLRASAETKMRIFEKYLAPDEIRFMRAHYGERAMEWPQLMADVRDAIDAGATPDSPEGRALAQRWLDLFRSYAGNDPATHAKFRHAMMTEPALTKDSWVDDTLLGFIREAMAQLAPAR; from the coding sequence ATGCGGCTGAAAGTGGGAGAACTGGCGAAACGCAGCGGCCTGACCGTCCGCACGCTTCATCACTATCACGCGATCGGCCTCCTGACACCTTCGGCGCGTGCCGACAACGGCTACCGGCTGTACGACCGCGACGACGTCGCCCGGCTCCACCAGATCCAGGCGCTGCGTCGCTTCGGGCTGTCGCTTGCCGAAATCGGTGATTACCTGAACCAGCCCGGCACCCCGCTCGTCGAGCTCGTCGCGAAACAGATCGCGTCGCTCGACCGCCAGCTCGCGCAGGCCGCGCAGCTGCGCGAGCGGCTCGTGCACCTGCACGCGCAACTCGCCGCGGGCACCGAGCCGGAACTGGCCGATTGGCTCACCACACTGGAGTTGATGACCGTGTACGACAAATATTTTTCCGAGGAAGAACTCGCGCGCCTGCCGATGTACCGCAAGAGCCAGACGGGCGACGCAGAATGGATCGCGCTCGTCGCCGACGTGCGTGCGCTGCATGACGCGGGCGTGCCGCCCGAGGACGAGCGCGTGCGTGCGCTCGCCGGCCGCTGGATGGCGCTGCTCGTGCGCGACACGAACAACGATCCGCGGATGCTCGCGAAGTTGAACCTCATGCACGAGCGCGAACCGGCGATGCAGTCGAAACTCGGCATCTCGACCGTGCTGCGCGACTATGTGCTGCGCGCGTCCGCCGAAACGAAGATGCGGATCTTCGAGAAGTATCTCGCCCCGGACGAGATCCGCTTCATGCGCGCGCACTACGGCGAACGCGCGATGGAATGGCCGCAACTGATGGCCGACGTGCGCGACGCGATCGACGCGGGCGCGACGCCCGATTCACCGGAAGGCCGCGCGCTCGCGCAACGCTGGCTCGACCTGTTTCGCAGCTATGCGGGCAACGATCCGGCCACGCACGCGAAATTCCGGCACGCGATGATGACCGAGCCGGCGCTGACGAAGGATTCGTGGGTCGACGACACGCTGCTCGGTTTCATCCGCGAGGCGATGGCGCAGTTGGCGCCGGCGCGTTGA
- a CDS encoding sigma-54 interaction domain-containing protein produces the protein MNPHATIPIVPAPPRDVMPDVRALVAYLEHDPQPMIVVDPDYRILAANDAYRRQFGVAGVEHVGRRCFQVSHHYDVPCDQAGEHCPMKQALESRSLNRVLHIHHTPRGPEHVDVELRPIFDARGDVIAYVERLTTVRSASAQPSAEGLVGGADAFNAALGALQRVAPSMLPVLLLGESGTGKELFARALHEASERAMGPFVVVDCSGIAETLFESELFGYEKGAFTGANQRKPGLVETAQGGTLFLDEIGDVPLPMQVKLLRLIESGTFRRVGGVEALRADFRLVAATHKPLREMIDDGRFRQDLYYRINAFPIPLPPLRERRGDVALLAESILRRIANARAGAGDASGRPFAARPFVLTEHARACLDAYAWPGNIRELRNVLERACLFADDGTIRVEHLPAELVAASAAPHAHEQRAADTRGVSDAELVRIAGTFAGTRKQLAEHVGMSERTLYRRMKALGLGVRDR, from the coding sequence ATGAATCCGCATGCCACCATTCCGATCGTTCCCGCGCCACCGCGCGACGTGATGCCCGACGTGCGCGCACTGGTCGCGTATCTGGAGCACGATCCGCAGCCGATGATCGTCGTCGATCCCGACTACCGCATCCTCGCGGCGAACGATGCGTACCGGCGCCAGTTCGGCGTGGCGGGTGTCGAGCACGTCGGCCGGCGCTGCTTCCAGGTCTCGCATCACTACGACGTGCCGTGCGATCAGGCCGGCGAGCATTGCCCGATGAAGCAGGCGCTCGAGTCGCGCAGCCTGAACCGCGTGCTGCACATTCACCATACGCCGCGCGGCCCCGAGCACGTCGACGTGGAGTTGCGGCCCATCTTCGATGCGCGCGGCGACGTGATCGCATACGTCGAGCGGCTGACGACCGTGCGCAGCGCGTCCGCGCAGCCGAGCGCGGAAGGGCTCGTCGGCGGCGCTGACGCGTTCAATGCGGCACTGGGCGCGCTGCAGCGTGTCGCGCCGTCGATGCTGCCCGTGCTGCTGCTCGGCGAATCGGGTACCGGCAAGGAGCTGTTCGCGCGGGCGCTGCACGAGGCGAGCGAGCGCGCGATGGGGCCGTTCGTGGTCGTCGACTGTTCTGGCATCGCCGAGACGCTGTTCGAGAGCGAACTGTTCGGCTACGAGAAGGGCGCGTTTACCGGCGCGAACCAGCGCAAGCCGGGCCTCGTCGAAACCGCGCAGGGCGGCACGCTGTTCCTCGACGAAATCGGCGACGTGCCGCTGCCGATGCAGGTGAAGCTGCTGCGGCTGATCGAGTCGGGGACGTTCCGGCGGGTCGGCGGCGTCGAGGCGCTGCGCGCGGATTTCCGGCTCGTCGCGGCGACGCACAAGCCGTTGCGCGAGATGATCGACGACGGCCGGTTCCGGCAGGATCTGTACTATCGGATCAACGCGTTTCCGATTCCGCTGCCGCCGCTGCGCGAGCGGCGCGGAGACGTCGCGCTGCTGGCCGAATCGATCCTGCGGCGCATCGCGAACGCGCGCGCCGGCGCGGGAGACGCGAGCGGGCGACCGTTCGCGGCCCGGCCGTTCGTGCTGACCGAGCATGCGCGTGCGTGCCTCGACGCGTATGCATGGCCGGGCAATATCCGCGAGCTGCGCAACGTGCTCGAACGTGCGTGCCTGTTCGCGGACGACGGGACGATTCGCGTCGAGCATCTGCCGGCCGAGCTGGTCGCCGCGTCGGCCGCACCGCACGCGCATGAGCAGCGTGCGGCGGACACGCGCGGCGTGTCGGACGCGGAACTCGTGCGGATTGCCGGCACGTTTGCCGGTACGCGCAAGCAACTGGCCGAGCATGTCGGGATGAGCGAGCGCACGCTGTACCGGCGGATGAAGGCGCTCGGGCTCGGGGTGCGCGACCGGTGA
- a CDS encoding MBL fold metallo-hydrolase, translating into MSHTPKLSVEGFFDPATHTVSYLLLDTASRACALIDSVLDYDPKSGRTRTASADRLIARVAELGATVHWLLETHVHADHLSAAPYLKAHVGGQIAIGSHVRRVQHVFGTLFNAGPGFAHDGSQFDRLLDDGDTLALGALTIRAMHTPGHTPACLTYCIDDATQRAAFVGDTLFMPDYGTARCDFPGGDARTLYRSIARVLALPPDTRLYLCHDYQPGGRDVQFVTTVAEQRRANVHVKDGVTEDDFVAMRTARDATLDMPVLMLPSVQVNMRAGHLPEPENNGVRYLKIPLDAI; encoded by the coding sequence GTGAGCCATACCCCCAAGCTGTCGGTCGAAGGCTTTTTCGACCCGGCGACCCACACCGTCAGCTATCTGCTGCTCGATACCGCGAGCCGCGCGTGCGCGCTGATCGACAGCGTGCTCGACTACGACCCGAAATCGGGCCGCACGCGCACCGCCAGCGCCGACCGGCTGATCGCGCGCGTCGCCGAACTCGGTGCGACCGTGCACTGGCTGCTGGAAACGCACGTGCACGCCGACCATCTGTCGGCCGCGCCGTATCTGAAGGCGCATGTCGGCGGGCAGATCGCGATCGGCTCGCACGTGCGCCGCGTGCAGCATGTGTTCGGCACGCTGTTCAACGCCGGCCCGGGCTTCGCGCACGACGGCAGCCAGTTCGATCGCCTGCTCGACGACGGCGACACGCTTGCGCTCGGCGCACTGACGATCCGCGCGATGCACACGCCGGGCCATACGCCGGCGTGCCTGACCTACTGCATCGACGACGCGACGCAGCGCGCGGCGTTCGTCGGCGACACGCTGTTCATGCCCGACTACGGCACGGCCCGCTGTGACTTCCCCGGCGGCGACGCACGCACGCTGTACCGCTCGATCGCGCGCGTGCTCGCCCTGCCGCCCGACACGCGGCTCTACCTGTGCCACGACTACCAGCCGGGCGGCCGCGACGTGCAGTTCGTGACGACGGTGGCCGAGCAGCGTCGCGCGAACGTGCACGTGAAGGACGGCGTGACCGAGGATGATTTTGTCGCCATGCGCACCGCGCGCGATGCGACGCTCGACATGCCGGTGCTGATGCTGCCGTCCGTGCAGGTGAACATGCGTGCCGGCCACCTGCCCGAGCCCGAAAACAATGGCGTGCGTTACCTGAAGATCCCGCTCGACGCGATCTGA
- a CDS encoding bifunctional protein tyrosine phosphatase family protein/NAD(P)/FAD-dependent oxidoreductase, producing the protein MTIRSLTDLLSVSPQIAATDLPALHAAGIRAIVCNRPDGEGADQPNVAEIRAAAAPLGIAVHYLPVDTGKVTDDQARQFDALVASLAGPVLAYCRSGTRSATLWALSQAGRRPAGDIVAIAAAAGYDLGALAPRLTRDSTQGLAHDGRQPAPAVDARHDIVIVGAGAAGVAVASSLLARDGSLDIAVIDPADTHYYQPGWTMVGAGVFRPDTTARRIADLLPRGVKWIQAAVAGFEPDAHTVVLDGCRRIGYRKLVVCPGLKLDWHAIDGLAETLGRNGVTSNYRYDLAPYTWELVQAFRGGNALFTQPPMPIKCAGAPQKAMYLSCDHWRRTGRLGAANVEFLNAGAALFGVADYVPALMEYVKSYDIALSFGHNLVAIDGPARRATFRRALPDGGTETVERAFDMIHVVPPQKAPDFVRASPLADTAGWIDVDPATLRHKQFADIFALGDVTNTTNAKTAAAARKQAPVVAHNVLASLGRAHGDAAYDGYGSCPLTVERGKIVLAEFLYGGKVAPTFPAWLIDGRRPSRLAWLLKERLLPPLYWKAMLKGREWLAKPAIAR; encoded by the coding sequence ATGACCATCCGCTCGCTGACCGACCTGCTGTCGGTCTCGCCCCAGATCGCCGCGACCGACCTGCCCGCGCTCCACGCGGCCGGCATTCGCGCGATCGTCTGCAACCGTCCGGACGGCGAAGGCGCCGACCAGCCGAACGTCGCCGAAATCCGCGCCGCCGCCGCACCGCTCGGCATCGCCGTTCATTACCTGCCCGTCGATACCGGCAAGGTCACCGACGATCAGGCCCGGCAATTCGACGCGCTCGTCGCGTCGCTCGCCGGCCCGGTACTCGCATACTGCCGCAGCGGCACGCGTTCGGCGACGCTGTGGGCACTGTCGCAGGCCGGCAGGCGTCCGGCCGGCGACATCGTCGCGATCGCCGCCGCGGCCGGGTACGACCTCGGCGCGCTCGCGCCGCGCCTCACACGAGATTCCACCCAAGGCCTCGCGCATGACGGCCGCCAGCCCGCGCCGGCCGTCGACGCGCGGCACGACATCGTGATCGTCGGCGCGGGCGCGGCCGGCGTCGCGGTCGCGTCGAGCCTGCTGGCGCGCGACGGATCGCTCGATATCGCGGTGATCGACCCGGCCGATACGCACTACTACCAGCCCGGCTGGACGATGGTCGGCGCGGGCGTGTTCCGGCCCGACACGACCGCGCGCCGGATCGCCGACCTGCTGCCGCGCGGCGTGAAATGGATCCAGGCGGCCGTCGCCGGCTTCGAGCCCGACGCGCACACGGTGGTGCTCGACGGCTGCCGGCGCATCGGCTACCGCAAGCTGGTGGTGTGCCCGGGGCTCAAGCTCGACTGGCACGCGATCGACGGTCTCGCGGAAACGCTCGGCCGCAACGGCGTCACATCGAACTATCGCTACGATCTCGCACCGTACACGTGGGAGCTGGTGCAGGCGTTCCGCGGCGGCAACGCGCTGTTCACGCAGCCGCCGATGCCGATCAAGTGCGCGGGCGCACCGCAGAAGGCGATGTACCTGTCGTGCGATCACTGGCGGCGCACGGGCCGCCTCGGCGCCGCGAATGTCGAATTCCTGAATGCGGGCGCCGCGCTGTTCGGGGTCGCCGACTATGTGCCCGCGCTGATGGAGTACGTGAAAAGCTACGATATCGCGCTGTCGTTCGGCCACAACCTCGTCGCGATCGACGGCCCCGCGCGGCGTGCGACGTTCCGGCGGGCGTTGCCCGACGGCGGAACGGAAACCGTCGAGCGCGCCTTTGACATGATCCACGTCGTGCCGCCGCAGAAGGCGCCCGATTTCGTGCGCGCGAGCCCGCTCGCCGATACTGCCGGCTGGATCGACGTCGATCCGGCGACGCTGCGGCACAAGCAGTTCGCGGACATCTTTGCGCTCGGCGACGTCACCAACACGACCAACGCGAAGACCGCCGCGGCCGCGCGCAAGCAGGCGCCCGTCGTCGCGCACAATGTGCTCGCGTCGCTGGGCCGCGCGCACGGCGACGCCGCCTACGACGGCTACGGGTCGTGCCCGCTCACCGTCGAGCGCGGCAAGATCGTGCTCGCCGAA